GGCGTCACTCAGTTACGCCCCGAACCGCCGCGGCGGTCTCCTCGGGCGTCTCAGTCGCCGCGAGCGCGCCGTGGGCCGCGAGCCGCTCCCGCGGGCGTCCCACCGGCTGTGGCTCGGAGACCGTCTCGATCAGGTCCGCCTCCCGCAGGAGCCGTTTTATCCGCGTGAACGTCGACGGACTCCCGAGTCCGGCGTCCTCGCAGGCCCGCCGGAGGGAGCGGTCGAGGACGCCCTCGCGAGCGCCGACCGCGTAGGCGCGGACCCGAGTCTCCTCCGCGTCCGGACCCGACGACTCGGGGGAAGCCGACTCGACCTCGGCGTCGAGCGCGCGGAGCACCGCGGCGGCGACCGACTCGTCGCACCGCGACGCGAACCCCTCGTACGCGCGCCGCCGGCTCGGGGTTCGGAGCCGGTACGGCTCGGCGTCCGCGAACCCCGACGCGTACCGTCCACGGAGCGACGCGTCGTCGCCCACGCGGTGCCATCGGGTCTCGTCCTCGGTCGTCTCCCGACCCTCGATCAGCGCGAACCCCGTCTCGGAACCCGCCAGCACCGAGTTCGGCTGGGGGGCGTCGAGGACCCGGAGGTCGACGGCGTCGCCGTCCGCCAGCGCCGCGAGCCGGCTCGCCGGTCGGAACCCCGCGGTCGCGGCGTCGAGCGCGGCCTCGCCCGCGAACACCTTCAGCGCGGGAAGATCCGAGGACCGGTCGAGGGGAGTTTCCCCGTCCGCCAGTTCCGCGACGCTCGGGTCGACGAGCGCCGGCGCGGCCTCGCGGTACGCCTCGACGACGGCCCGGAGCAGCCGCGGCC
The sequence above is a segment of the Halorubrum sp. 2020YC2 genome. Coding sequences within it:
- a CDS encoding DUF5821 family protein; amino-acid sequence: MATGPALPSSPEPLPLGALSDPLLVDPGPRLLRAVVEAYREAAPALVDPSVAELADGETPLDRSSDLPALKVFAGEAALDAATAGFRPASRLAALADGDAVDLRVLDAPQPNSVLAGSETGFALIEGRETTEDETRWHRVGDDASLRGRYASGFADAEPYRLRTPSRRRAYEGFASRCDESVAAAVLRALDAEVESASPESSGPDAEETRVRAYAVGAREGVLDRSLRRACEDAGLGSPSTFTRIKRLLREADLIETVSEPQPVGRPRERLAAHGALAATETPEETAAAVRGVTE